The Brassica napus cultivar Da-Ae chromosome C7, Da-Ae, whole genome shotgun sequence genomic interval GCCTTTGACGATGAAACCTTCAGGTTGTGACACAAAGATCACTTCTTTCAACTCACCATGGAGAAAGGCAGTCTTGACATCGAGGTGATGCAGCTCCCATCCTCGCGATGCCGGTATTCCAATGATCAGTCGCACAGTCTCTATACGTGCAACAGGCGCAAATACCTCATCGAAATATACACCATGTTTTTGTACGTAACCTTTAGCCACCAATCTTGCTTTGTACTTGTTTATAGTTCCATCAGAATTTCTTTTGACCTTGAAAACCCACTTCAGGCCTATAGCTTTACAGTTCGGAGGAAAATCAACCACAGACCACATGTTGTTCTTCACTATAGACTCTATTTCATCTTGACAAGCGTCTGTAAGACCCGATcatggattcctcaatccaaccagaccgcggcttACTTAATCATTTCATTCAGTTTGATCCCTTTACTTCCGATttcatatgtaatatttttctaagTATTTTTCAGAGTTCTGAGGTTCATTCAATCATAATTAGACAATCAGATTCAAGTAAAgcaaattgttatttttatagataCTTAAACAAGATCCATACAACATCCATTCGTTCTTAATACATAAGTTGCACACTAGGCTATCATACGTTCACAACAAGCACAATAGGTTATCAGTATTTCATATCTATCAACAAtgacccaatcaccacacatcttcccacgGTTGGAATCCTCACAGTTCCTTTCCTTTACCACGGTCCAAGTCTATACCTGGAACCacacacataacacaagcatatgatcagataacctaacacaaggatctatcaTTGCATGGCTGGTTCCATAACTAATCATCAAACTACACATCAAGCCCTAATCTGGCCGATTTCAGAAGTGTTccagaaactaaataaaattcactaaaactcatgataaatctcaactaagagattcccataatcagaatCCAAAGAATCGACTCGGATCATATGGATCCTAATCATGAACCGCCCGGCTAAGGCCGAGGGCTACattcctgaaccggccaaggcctTGGATCAGTGCCATCAAGTCTGAACCCACAGACTAAACCATATTCTTCCAGATTATAAGTTGAAGTAATCAGAAAGTGGGAATGAGTGTAACCAACAAAACAGATCGGACCATAGACTCGGTCGGATCAACCGCCGTCTATGTCCAATGGTTTGCGAACCACACCACGAACCTTAGGAGTCCGTTCTCCAGGTGCCaagtccttctccttctccttctctttctgTCTGGTATCCATCCTGCTTCACACGGTCACGGTTTGGTCGGATCAGATCAAGCACCACCACACACGGTTGCTCTTCAAGTCGCCGGccactctctttctcttttgtctcaCGATTTCTTTAGGGCTTTCCCTAGGAAAAATGATGCCCAAAATCGACCCCAAGGGtttgtatttatagagagagggaCCGGTAACTGCTCTGGCCGATCGGTTACAAAGGATTGGCCAAGGAGATGCCACTTGTCCCCTTGTACCTTTTTTCCCAAAACCGCTCAGAACCGCTCCCATAACCACCCCAACTGCTCCCCTGGCAGTTCCCACACGGAAACCAACTCTCCCAGGCCTTTGTCTTATTTCCTGGTTCAGCCAAGATCGCACATGGACTCTTCGTCCCACACGGACCATCGGGACGGCTCGATAACCGCTCGGACCCGGCCACACTGGTCCGGACCGGAACACTCCGCCAAGCTGAGGTGAGCTGATTTCCAACTGtccccagctgagggagctagtCCATCAGATCCCGTGAGCTGAACAACACTGAGTGCGCTGATACCACACTCTCTTGAGCTGATTGAGTTTGACCCGGACCTCGTCCAGCTACCGGATCACTCGTCCAGCTCTAAACAACTTGTATCCATCGTATccaggttaagtctcagctgtcTGACGTCCTTAACCATCAACTTGGACCATGGCACGCTTGTCTCAAGGCCAGATGACCTGATCAGTGCATTGCCTCGCGCcacagtccgtccggacgatcctatctaggatcggagTCATGACAAATCTCCCCCACTAACAATGgtttcgtcctcgaatccaagtcAAGGGTTGTATCAGGAAGGAACTGACCGTACCACTCCGGATACTCAGCCTTCATCCTTGCCTCCATTTCCCAAGTGATGACGTCCTTACCATTGAACTCCGACACCACTGTCCGATCCACGATTCAAACCGGCTTAGTCTCCAAGGTTAAGCTCTTACCGAGATCATCAGGAATCTCAGGCAACACaatgtcttggtccgtcagacacttccggagttgggatacatggaacacattgtgaaATGCATCCATGGCCGATGGCAAGTTCAACTTGTATGCCACGGCTCCCACcctctctatgatcctgaaCGGACCCAAATACCTAGGATCCAGTTTCCTCCTCCCAGAAACCCTGGTCCTATCCTTGAACgtgatcatcttgagatacaccagaTCATCAACCTCgaactcaagatgtttcctacgcCTGTCCGCGTAGCTCTTCTGACGGTCttgcgcctctttcatcttttCCTTGACCATCCTAATATTATCAGTGGTCTCTTCCacaatctcaggacccaacataCTACGCTCcaccacttgggtccagcatagagGTGTCCGGCATGGCCTtccatacaaagcctcatatggcgacatgccaatgcTTGTGTGGAAACTGTTGTTGTAAGAAAACTCCACCAAAGGTAAGTGTTTctcccaagactctccccagtccAAGACACACGCCCTTAACATATCCTCCAAGGTTTGGATCGTCCTCTCAGACTAtccatccgtttgaggatgatatGATGTACTCATGTTTACTCTGGTTCCCACGGCCTTCTGAAAAGCCTGCCAGAAGTAAGAAGTGAACCTTGGATCTCTATCAGAGACAATGCTTGCTGTAACACCATGCAACCGCACTATCTCATCCAAGTATATCCGCACAATCTGATCCACCCCATCTCCTTTCCGGATGGCTAGAAAATGTGCTGATTTGGTCAAATGATCGACCACAACCCATACCGCATCCTTGCGGTTCCTGGTTGTGGGAAAAccagtcacaaagtccattgtgatgtgatcccacttccactcAGGTATGGGTAAGTTCTGGAGTAGACCACAGGGAACTTGATGTTCTGTTTTCATCCTCACCAAGTGGTAATACCTTTTCAGGTCTCTATACATCTTGTTAAACCCTGGGTGAATAgagaacttagacttatgagctTGCCTCATAACCTCTTCCTTCAGTTCCTTGTTGCTAGGAACGGTAATCCTtccattgaccaagatggtaccgTTACTAGCCGTTTGGTACTCAGTCTTGTCATTGGAAGCAACCTTCTTGTGGTTCTCGTCCAAGCCTTGTGCTTGTCGAATCCTggtaagcaggtcggcctgATCCACTACTTCTAACCCCAATGGCTCGTCCTGGCCAGCCAGAGTGTTGAGACGCAGCGACCATACCATCCCTcccagttcatccgcctccctctcgGCTGATACCTCCGCTCTCTTGCGGCTCAAGGCATCAGCCACAAGGTTAGCCTTTCTcggatgataagctatgtccagatcataatctgcaacaaactccatccacctcttTTGCCTTAGAttcaactcaggctgagtgaatatatacttcagaCTCTTGTGGTCCGTCAGTATATGCACCTTAGCACCGTatagatatgatctccatatatTAATGCAAATACCACCGCGGCCATCTCAAGGTCATGGGTCAGATAATTTCCCTCATGCTTTCTCAATTGTCAtgaagcataggctatcaccttcgAGTGCTGTGTCAGGACACATCCAAGTCCAGTGATTGATGCATCAGTGTACACCACGTAAGGCTGATCCGCCTCTGGCAATACTTAGACCGGTGCACTAGTCAACATGTCTTTCAAAGCGGCGAAACTCTTTTCACAAGACTCAGACCATGCaaacctcacgtccttgccaGTCAGCTGGGTCATGGGCTGAGCCAAGCTCGAGAATCCCTTGACGAATTTCCGGTAATAGCTGGCCAGCCCCAAGAAGCTCCTTACTTCCGTCGCGTTCTTTGGCTGCGGCCACTCccgtatacacttgatcttctCTTGATCAACAGACACCCCTTGATCAGACACAATGtgtccaaggaacccaatgctTTTCTGCCAGAAACTGCACTTGCTCAATTTAGCAAAGAGCTGTTGTTCCCTCAGGCGTTCCAACACTGCTCGAAGATGTCTCTCATGGTCTTCCTTggtcttggaatacacgagtatatcatctATAGAGATaatcacaaactcgtccaagtacTCCCGGAAGAtcccattcatcatcttcatgaatgccgctggtgcattggtcagtccgaacggcataaccacaaactcatagtgaccATATCGTGTCTGGAATGTCGTTTTCCTAACATCACTTGGCTCAAttggaatctgatgatatccagaggccaagtcaatcttggagaaccactttgctccacggagttgatccaacaactcatcaatccgaGGCAAcaggtacttgttcttcacagtgacccGATTTAATCCCCGGTAACCAATACACAACCTGAAGCTACCaccctttttcttaacaaagagaactggtgctccccaaggcgaGACACTGGGGCATATAAAGCCCTTATCCAACAACTcttcaagttgtttcttcaGCTCGGCCATCTCAGCTGGAGCCATGCGGTAGGGACTTTTTGATATTGGGGtcgtccctggttccagttctattatgaatgggtcagccctatcagggggaatgccctgtagtgctcGAAACACATCCTTGAACTCACTGACCAGCGGAATCCCGTCCGGGTTACCACTCCCTACGACCTCCCTAGTGGTAAtagtagccaaaaaggcctcgcAACCATTTTCAAGCATCCGTTCCGCTCGGACTGCTGACACCACTATATTTCCAGGGGTCGGACACATCCCTTGTAAGCTAACCGGGGCTTCACAACCCATCTCAAACTGCACCCGTCCACGACGACAGTCAAGGGTGGCCCTATGCTCTCCAAGCCAATCCATACCTAAGATCACTTCGTGGTTCTCAAGGCGGATAACAATCAGATCCGCAGGCATTACCCTTTCTTCGATCACTACCGGAATCCCCTTAACCCACCCTAATGAATGCATCTGTTGGCCACCAGCGCGGCATTCACTATGCAGGGTTCATCCTCAGTTCCTATCCGGAACAAACCCTTTCCGATCATCCCTGGGCTCataaaactatgtgtagctccactGTCGAAAAGTACATgcgtttccacaccaccaatactcaAGGTCCCTACACAAGGTCCATTCAAAGTATCTATTCATCAACACTTAAGGCCCTATTCAAGGTCCACTCAAAGCATCTAACCGTTCTAAGTTCCATAACATTACTCAAGGCCTTTATCAAGGTCCTAGTCCAGgtatctatccatcctagattccataccatgcaatgcTATTGAATTGAAAAGATAAATCAAGAGGTTTTACAAGTGATAGCCTTGAACGGTTCAGCCTCGTCCGCGTCCTTAGACAGCTCGTACACTCTTGGTGTGGAGGAATGACCCCGGTTCTGGCTCGACTTGTTTGCCTCTCCACGGTTCTTGTCCTGTCAACCCTGTGACTTGGGACAATCCCTACGGAGATGTCCTGCCTTGGCACAGCCGTGACAGTGGCAAGATCCACCACCACCCGAGCCATGTTCCCAACTCTGGTCTGGTCCCGGACAGTCCCGAGCCGCATGATCCATCTTGCCACAACGAGTACAAGCACCCATGGCTCTCCAGCACTCGCCTCCATGGCGTCTACCACACTTGGGACACTcaggcctaccacttgaggttttaccctcctcggcCGCGTCCCTCTTCCTTTTACGGTCGCCTCTGGATCCACCAGATTCACCAGACGTGGCATGACTCCTAGACTTCCTCAGCAAGGTTAGCCTCAAGGATTGCCATCCTCTCCACCAGTTCAGACATAGTATGGAAGGTGCAGACCGAGTAGTAGGTCCTAAGGTCGGCCTTCAAGCCACGGATAAACCTATGGACCTGAACCGCTTCATCCTCCAACTCCTTTCCCACATACCTTCTGAGCCGGTTGAATTCCTCCTCATACTCACGAACTGTCTTGCGGCCTTGAGTCAAGTCCAAGAACTTTGACTCCAAAtgatcccacgcctcagcaggaaagtacttatggttgaactaaacctcaaagtcagcaaaacGCTCAATGGTGCCGTTGGCGCTGGTACGCTTGTCCAGCACCAACCACCAATTGTGTACGTCACCTTCCAGGAAATGGACAGCTATGTCCTTCCTGTACTCAGGGCAACGAGTTCAGCTAAAGTTGCGTACCAACCTGCTCCTCCACTCATCAGCCTCaataggatcaacacttccagcaaagtgtttggttcccaatTTGGAGATGTGCTCCAAAACCTTCAGGTAATCAACCTTGCGCACCACCCGGTCCGGTGGGTCGAGCTCTACCACCTCAGCTACTGATCTCAAACGTTCACCAGCAGCCCGAGGAGCCACACGAACTGGAGGAGTAACCTGATCCACAGATGAATTCACCAAAGGTGTGAACGCCTGGGTCAGCGTCACCATTTGTGCTCCCATGAGCTTCAAAGCCTCCAACACCTCCCTCATGGAAGGCTTGGCCACTTCTCTTTCCGGACCAGTCTCAACATTCTCAGCACCACCGGCCATGTTAAGACCAACCCGTTCATCAGTACGGGAAGTTTCAGCTTCCTGGTCCTGGTTCTGATCACGTTGATCACCTGCCTCTTAACTGTTAGACTCAGTCGGAAGGATTGGTCCCTGCGGCAATCCGGTTTCATTGTTGACCGGACCCATCGGGGTCAGCAACACCTGAGTAGGCAACACCTGAGTCGGATCGACTCTCTCAGCCTCAACATTCCCGGATGCTCCAGTAGCCTCCTTTCCCTTCTTAGACTTCCGCTTAGTACCCTTAGGATCATAACACAAACAAAGGTTAGTTCATACCAGAATCCAAAACCTCAATCCAATCCTATTATTATGCAACCAAGCATTCAACAAAAAGGGAAAAACAACCCCCTTACCGTGAGTCTCAACAGCCGAATGTGTGGTGATCCCAATAACCCAAACAAATCTTTGAATCaatcagctctgataccaacttgtaagacccgatccaggattcctcaatccaaccagaccgcggcttACTTAATCATTTCATTCAGTTCGATCCCTTTACTTCCGATttcatatgtaatatttttctaagTATTTTTCAGAGTTCTGAGGTTCATTCAATCATAATTAGACAATCAGATTCAAGTAAAgcaaattgttatttttatagataCTTAAACAAGATCCATACAACATCCATTCGTTCTTAATACATAAGTTGCACACTAGGCTATCATAAGTTCACAACAAGCACAATAGGTTATCAGTATTTCACATCTATCAACAAtgacccaatcaccacacatgtTCCCACGGCTGGAGTCCTCACAGTTCCTTTCCTTTACCACGGTCCAAGTATGTACCTTGAACCACAAACACAACACACAAGCATATGATCAGataacctaacacaaggatctatcaTTGCATGGCTGGTTCCATAACTAATCATCAAACTACACATCAAGCCCTAATCTGGCCGATTTCAAAAGTgttccaaaaactaaataaaattcactaaaactcatgataaatcccaactaagagattcccataatcagaatCCAAAGAATCGACCCGGATCATATGGATCCTGATCATGAACCGCCCGGCTAAGGCCGAGGGCTACattcctgaaccggccaaggcctTGGATCAGTTCCATCAAATCTGAACCCACAGACTAAACCATAATTTTCCAGAGTATAAGTTGAAGTAATCAGAAAGTCGGAATGGGTGTAACCAACAAAACAGATCGGACCATAGACTCGGTCGGATCAACCGCCGGCTATGTCCAATGGTTTGCGAACCACACCACTAACCTTAGGAGTCCGTTCTCCAGGCGCCaagtccttctccttctccttctccttctctttctgTCTGGTATCCATCCTGCTTCACACGGTCACGGTTTGGTCGGATCAGATCAAGCACCACCACACACAGTTGCTCTTCAAGTTGCCGAccactctctttttcttttgtctcaCGATTTCTTCAGGGCTTTCCCTAGGAAAAATGATGCCCAAAATCGACCCCAAGggtctgtatttatagagagagggaCCGGTAACTGCTCTGGCCGATCGGTTACAAAGGATTTGCCAAGGAGATGCAATTTGTCCCCTTGTACCATTTCGCCCAAAACCGCTCAGAACCGCTCCCATAACCGCCCCAACTGCTCCCTGGCAGTTCCCACACGGAAACCAACTCCCCCAGGCCTTTGTCTCATTGCCTGGTTCAGCCAAGATCGCACCTGGACTCTTCGTCCCACACGGACCATCGGGACGGCTCGGTAACCGCTCGGACCCGGCCACACTGGTCCGGACCGGAACACTCCGTCAAGCTGAGGTGAGCTGATTGCCAACTGTccccagctgattgagctagtcCATCAGCTCCCGTGAGCTGAACAACACTGAGAGAGCTGATACCACACTCTCTTGAGCTGATTGAGCTTGACCCGGACCTCGTCCAGCACTAAACAACTTGTCTCCATCGTATCCAGGTTATGTCTCAGCTGTCTGACGTCCTTAACCATCAATTTGGACCATGGCACGCTTGTCTCAAGGCCAGATGACCTGATCAGTGCATTGCCTCGCGCcacagtccgtccggacgatcctatctaagatcggggacatgacagcgTCCCTCCACACTTTCAATTTCTTAGCTTCTCCATAACTTCATGGTTCTTCGTTTGCAAGTAACAAAAGATGCTCACACTCAACTTCGCATAGCAACTCATAATCATCATCTACTTCACACAATAACTCATAATCTTCTAGGTAGCTTGGTAATTTCGTCGTACGTGATGACCGTCGTGGAATCATTGGAGAATCTTCTCTTTCCTCTATGCTTTCCCCAATAACATCTTTACTATCATTAGATGTATCTTCTTCTGGTTCTGTTCCTTCGATGGCTTTGAAGCCAAAATCTATCACTTCTGGCTCTGTATTTATTACCTTCTCTGATTCACTCCACTTCCAACTCTGATCTTCATCGAAGACTACATCCCGGCTCACAGTTATTCGTCGAGTTGTTGGATCAAGTAGCCTATAGGCTTTGGATCCGGGCTCTACTGCAAGATGAACAAGCATCTGTGACCTATCATCCAACTTCCTCAAGTGTGGTTTGTTTATTTTCACATATCCAACACAACCAAATACCCTTAGGTGACTGATGTCAGGCTTCCTCCCTTTGAAACACTCGTAGGGAGTCTGCAACACGAGGGTTCTTGTTGCTAATCTGTTGATAAGATACGTCGCGTGTCTCACTGCCTCGCCCCAAAACCAATTTGGAACCTCCATGTGTTTTAATATACTCCGCGTCATCTCAAGAAGCGTTATGTTTCTCCTTTCAACTACTTCGTTCTGTTGTGGCGAGTACGGAGCAGTTAAGTGCCGTTTAATCCCTGAATCGTTGCACAACTCTTGAGATGTGAACTCACCTCCTCTGTCAGTTGAAGTGTCTTGATTGTAGTTCCCGTTTCCTTCTCTGCATCGCTTTAAAGTGTTTGAACTTAGGAAAAGCTTCAGTCTTTTCCTTCATAAGGATTGTCCACATATATCTCGAGTGGTCATCGATCAAAACAAACACATATCTGTTTCTTCCAGCCGTAGATGGTGTAATAGGACCACATAAATCTCCATGAATTAGCTCTAATATAGTTGATGCACGGAATGAAGTGGCTTGTGGAAACGATCTTCTCGCTTGTTTCCCACGCATGCAAGATGCGCATGTCTCCTTCTCGACCTCAAACTTTGGCAACCCAATGACTAGACTTTTCTTGACCATCAGTTTTAAATTGTCTAGTCCAACATGTCCTAGCCGTATATGAGTCCTTGTTGTGTACGAGTTGTAGGAATCTTGTACTCTCCACGTCCATAACCACCTTATATAGTCTATTCTTCGCCCTTTTAGCTTTCACCATCAGCTTGCTATCTCGATCATATAGATATAAGTAGtattctttcatcctaatctcaCATCCAGACTTAGTAGCCTGTCCAAGGCTTATTATGTTACTTCTGAGATCAGGAATGAAGTAGACGTCTGCAATAGTTTTCGTTCTCCACTCTTAATTAGAAACAGAATCGATCCTTTTCCCTTAATATATATACGTGAATCATCGCCAAACCTAAGTTTTCCAGTTACTCTTTCATCGAGCTTTGAGAAGAAGCTGAGGTTCCCCGTCATATGGTTGCTCGCCCCGTTATCTAAGTACCATAAGTTATCATCGGCTGACCTATCTTCTAGCTTGCTTGGCGTGATGTTACGCTCGTTGAGGTACACAACCTCATGCATCATTAACTCCTCTGCTTCATGGGTAGTGTCTTCTTCATTCTCATGGGTTTCTTGG includes:
- the LOC125590356 gene encoding uncharacterized mitochondrial protein AtMg00860-like; amino-acid sequence: MKMMNGIFREYLDEFVIISIDDILVYSKTKEDHERHLRAVLERLREQQLFAKLSKCSFWQKSIGFLGHIVSDQGVSVDQEKIKCIREWPQPKNATEVRSFLGLASYYRKFVKGFSSLAQPMTQLTGKDVRFAWSESCEKSFAALKDMLTSAPV